The genomic DNA TTCCGCCTTTGTCGTTCGTCGAATCACCCTTGACGAAGACTTCGACGCTGCCCGGTCCGCTGAGACGGGAGTTGAAGGTATTCTGCAGACCGGTGCGACCGACGATGTCGCCGGCGATGATCTCACCCCTGGACTTCTCGATGTCATCGGCGCTGGCCGGACCGGCCGAACCGAGGGTGGCCTGAGCGAACCCGCGGGACCGAGTCAGGGTCTGGGTATCCTCGGTGAACAGCACTCCAGGAAGATCGTGGATGGCGTCCTTGACCGACTTGTAGTCGTCTTCGCGCAGTGTCACGACGGGGACGAGCTGGTTGACTTCGGCGTCATCGACGGACTTCTCGAGGTCATCGGCGTCGAGGTCGAGGGAGTCGACACCGTCGTTGAGTCCGCTGACGAGTCGGCCGATGGTGTCGGATTCGAGCCGGATCGGGTGGACGCCGATGTCGATGACCTTCCCCTCCTCCATAAGCACTTCATCATCGGCGCCGAGGATCTTCCCTCGTCCGCCGGGATTCGCGCGCAGAGCGAAGCTGCCGCCCTTTCCGAGCTTCGGGTGGATGGCTTTCTCCGTGAGATCCGCCCACCAGAAGAGCCCGTTCTTCTCCAGCGGCAGCTGGGAACTGTACTCCCAGGACTCTCCGTCGTTGTTCGCCCACGTCCAATCGAGGGTGGCCACGGTCCGACCGTCCGCCTCGGTGATGTCGTCGACGGTGACCGACCGCAGGTCGACTCTCGTGCCCAATGCCTTCGTGACGCGGTCGAACAGGCCCTGAGCGAGATCCTTCTCATGCCAGATGTCCGAGCTCAGCTGTTCTTCGGCGAGGTCGTGGGCCGCCGCCTCGGCGGCGGAGGACTTCGTCATCGGCAGCCGGAAGAGAGCGAAGACTCCGGCTCCGGCGAGCAGCACGAGGACGAGGGCGACGGTCAGCCAGTCCCGGGACTTCTTCGACATGGGACCATCCTCCACCGAGGCCCCCTCGATGTCCATTGCTTTGTGCCGAGACCGGCGTTACGTCGGTCCATGGCCGATTGTTGGGTCGATCCACCGCGGTTTCGGCGTTCAGAACGCCGTGGATCGACCCAACAATGCTTGCGGCGTCGGTCACGTGCGCGGTGACAGAGCGATCAGCCCGCGGCGTCGGTCACGGCCGGCTGCTCGCGCACGTAATCCGCGATCAGCCCGCGTCGGGGACGACGGTGTATTCGAGGACGGGGCGACCGGCCGAACCGTATCGGGGACGACGTTCGAGCATCCCGGCGTCGGCCATGGATTCGAGGTAGCGGCGAGCGGTGACTCGCGAGACCCCGAGCCCTTCGGCCAGCTCTGCTGCGGACTGGCCGGGATTCTCATCGAGCAGGCTCTTCACCTCGGCCTGGACCGCATCGGGCACGCCCTTCGCGGTCGCCGCCACGGTGTGCGTGCGCAGGGCCGAGATCGCTTTGTCGACCTCGGTCTGGGTGACCTCGCCGTCGTTCGAATCCCCGCCGAGGCGGTTGCGGAAGGACGAATACGCCTCGAGTTTGGATTTGAAGACGGGGAAGGTGAAGGGCTTGATGATGTACTGGGCGACGCCGTAGGACAGAGCCTCCTGCACGATCTGCATATCCCTGGCAGCGGTGACCGCGATGATGTCGACGTCGACGCGTTGGCCGCGGATAGCGCGGCAGACCTGCAGCCCGTGCCCGTCGGGCAGATTCATATCGAGGAGGACGAGGTGGACGCCGGAGGGATCGAGTCCGTAGATCTGACCTGTGAGAGCAGCCATCGCCTGAGTGGCATTCTTCGCCACTCCGGCGACGTGATAGCCGTCGATGCGGTCGATGTACTTCGCGTGAGCACGGGCGGCGACCACCTCATCCTCGACGACGAGCACACCGATGCTCGATTCAGGCGCAGTTGTGTCCGACATGCTGCCAGTCTATCTTCACCCGTTTGACAGCGTCCCGGATCGTGTTGCAGTCCCGTCACATCCGGTTCCGGTCCACCTGGGCGGTGCCGGCATCACCGGCGATCACCCGCCCCTATCCGACCTGCCCGTCGCCGGACTGACCGGAACCCGACCGGCCTGCCCCGGTCCGACCCGCATTCCCCGGGTCGGGCAGCCACACCGTGAGCACTGCGCCCTTGAATCGGTCGCAGTCCTCCCCGTGGCCCTGCACGTCGACGGCTCCCCCGAGGCGGCGGATCGCCTGCACGACCAGGGACAGCCCGACCCCGCGGGTGCCCGTCTGCTGGCGACCCTGTCCCTGGTCGGTCTCGACGCCATCGTGCTTCGTCGACCAGCCGCGCTCGAAGATCGCGTCGAGGTATTCCTCGTCGATTCCCGGGCCGTCATCGCTGACCTCGATCGTGAATCCGCCGGGACCGCCGGAGCCGGAGAGTTCGACATGGACTCTCTTGTCCTCGGGCAGTACGTCCTGCCTGCTCAGGGCGTCGAAGGCATTGTCGACGAGGTTGCCGAGGATCGTTGCGAGGTCGCGATCGTCCCCGCCGAGGTTGCCCGTGAGGTCCGCGGTGTCCACCGTCATCTCGATGCCCACCTCGGCGGCTTGGGCGATCTTCGACAGCAGCAGCGCCGAGAGGACGGGATGGTCGAAGGTCATCGACCCGTCACCGTTGACCCGGTTGAGATCGTCGATGTCCTTGGCCGCGAAGTCGATGGCCTCGTCGACGTGCCCGGTCTCGAGCAGGGACACGACCATGTGCAGCCGGTTCGCGTATTCATGGGTCTGCGCGCGAAGGGAATCGGAGAAGGAGCGCACGGAGACGAGTTCGCCGGAGAGCTCGGCCAGCTCCGTGTGATCGCGCATGGTCACGACCCACGTGTCGCTGGCCGCCTCGGTGGGCTGCTGATTGACGACGAGGACACGGTCGTCGGTGTAGTGGATCTCGTCACGAGCCCACCGTCCGGAAGCGAGCAGATCGTGCAGCGCCTCGGGCAGGTCGAGTTCGCGCAGCGGCATCTCCTCCGCCGAGGTGGGACCTGAGTCAGCATCGTCGCCGGCGGGCGGCATGCCCAGCAGTTCGCGGGCCTCGGTGTTGATGAGCACGATCCCGCGGGCTCGGTCGACGAGCAGCAGTCCTTCGGAGACGGCCGTGAGCACGGAGGAGTAGAAGTCGAGCATGCTGCGCAGCTCGTCGGCACCGTAGTCACCGGTGACCCGGCGCAGTCCCCGCGATGTCACCCAGGACGAACCGATGCCGAGGACGAGGGTGAGGACGGCGATGCCGATGAGCCATTTGCCCTGCGCCAGGAAGCCTTCGCGGACCGAATCGGCGGAGCTGCCGACGATGACGGCGCCGACGACGGTGTCCGACCTCAGTCCGTCGACGCCGACGTGTTCGGCGTAGACCGGGGTGACGACGTACATGGTGCCGTCGGCCGGGCCGCCGTCGTTGATGAAGCGCACGGTCGACCTGCCATTCTGCAAGGCCTGTCCGTCGACGGCCTGGGCCAGCTGGTCGATGGAGTCCTCGGGAATCTTCCCGGAATCCGCCGAGGCGGTCTTCGCTTCCAGCGCCTGCTGGCGTCCGGGTGAGCCCAGGGTCGGCGGCGTGAGGAGGAAGTCGATGGGCACGACCGCGGCGATGTCGAAGCCGTATTGGCTGATGACGTTGTCCAGCAGCGTCTGAACGTCGTCGCGGGATTCGGAATCGAGGTAGTCGTCCT from Brevibacterium sp. JSBI002 includes the following:
- a CDS encoding response regulator, which codes for MSDTTAPESSIGVLVVEDEVVAARAHAKYIDRIDGYHVAGVAKNATQAMAALTGQIYGLDPSGVHLVLLDMNLPDGHGLQVCRAIRGQRVDVDIIAVTAARDMQIVQEALSYGVAQYIIKPFTFPVFKSKLEAYSSFRNRLGGDSNDGEVTQTEVDKAISALRTHTVAATAKGVPDAVQAEVKSLLDENPGQSAAELAEGLGVSRVTARRYLESMADAGMLERRPRYGSAGRPVLEYTVVPDAG
- a CDS encoding sensor histidine kinase encodes the protein MPKKKRTVLSKGPAGPVGRLSRWVRLSAAGRIMFANSIMLVGIMVLTTSLLYLQLSQLNTKREQDLLRSAADNISMSLGLVGTGDVGQDDYLDSESRDDVQTLLDNVISQYGFDIAAVVPIDFLLTPPTLGSPGRQQALEAKTASADSGKIPEDSIDQLAQAVDGQALQNGRSTVRFINDGGPADGTMYVVTPVYAEHVGVDGLRSDTVVGAVIVGSSADSVREGFLAQGKWLIGIAVLTLVLGIGSSWVTSRGLRRVTGDYGADELRSMLDFYSSVLTAVSEGLLLVDRARGIVLINTEARELLGMPPAGDDADSGPTSAEEMPLRELDLPEALHDLLASGRWARDEIHYTDDRVLVVNQQPTEAASDTWVVTMRDHTELAELSGELVSVRSFSDSLRAQTHEYANRLHMVVSLLETGHVDEAIDFAAKDIDDLNRVNGDGSMTFDHPVLSALLLSKIAQAAEVGIEMTVDTADLTGNLGGDDRDLATILGNLVDNAFDALSRQDVLPEDKRVHVELSGSGGPGGFTIEVSDDGPGIDEEYLDAIFERGWSTKHDGVETDQGQGRQQTGTRGVGLSLVVQAIRRLGGAVDVQGHGEDCDRFKGAVLTVWLPDPGNAGRTGAGRSGSGQSGDGQVG